A window from Triticum aestivum cultivar Chinese Spring chromosome 6D, IWGSC CS RefSeq v2.1, whole genome shotgun sequence encodes these proteins:
- the LOC123146447 gene encoding E3 ubiquitin-protein ligase EL5-like yields MSVQGRRASCYDWCSDFTCAHAIFASGFVTAPVAVVHFVKRPYSGATILFAGFAAFCTTVSLILCCKFYAELSRPPWPRWLSSASAEARPLEQQDGRETEVSSNEQLRHPEQAVMWRERDHLRAALVPSYEHPGGDAECAVCLGEVEKGEAVRRMPVCLHVFHTECIDRWLRSHATCPICRSSVFTPPERPPEVVLNVELALV; encoded by the coding sequence ATGTCCGTCCAGGGGAGGCGCGCCTCCTGCTACGACTGGTGCAGCGACTTCACGTGCGCGCATGCCATCTTCGCCAGCGGGTTCGTCACCGCGCCGGTCGCCGTCGTGCACTTCGTCAAGCGGCCCTACTCCGGCGCCACCATCTTGTTCGCAGGGTTCGCCGCGTTCTGCACTACCGTCAGCCTCATCCTCTGCTGCAAGTTCTACGCCGAGCTCAGCCGGCCGCCCTGGCCCCGGTGGCTGTCGTCGGCGTCCGCCGAAGCGCGCCCTCTTGAACAGCAGGACGGCCGAGAGACGGAGGTGTCGTCGAACGAGCAGCTTCGCCACCCTGAGCAGGCCGTGATGTGGCGCGAGCGCGACCACCTGCGAGCCGCTCTCGTCCCGAGCTACGAGCACCCGGGGGGCGACGCCGAGTGCGCGGTGTGCCTCGGCGAGGTGGAGAAGGGGGAGGCGGTGCGGCGGATGCCGGTGTGCCTGCACGTGTTCCACACCGAGTGCATCGACCGGTGGCTGCGCTCGCACGCGACGTGCCCGATTTGCCGGTCCAGCGTCTTCACTCCGCCGGAACGGCCACCGGAAGTAGTGTTGAACGTCGAGTTGGCGCTCGTCTAG